The DNA sequence GGCGCCCGTCGCGGCAACGGCGGCCGGTCCGGCGTCGGACCCGCGCTAACCACTGGCTGTCGGGTCCGTTGATACCTGTTGTCGGGAACCTGGTTCCTGTACACGGCTCTCTCCATCGCGGGTCAAAATGCGTTTGAAGGATCTTTTGTGGACTCTTCCTGTGTGGAGGGGATGCCGGGACCTCTGCGTCAGGTAGCCTAGGGACGTTCACAAACGTCCCGGGAGTGATCAACCATGAACACAGCGCTGCACGTGGCGATGAGCCGAACCGGCATGACACCCGCGACCCTGGCCGGCAAGGTGGGCGTCGACCCGAAGACTGTCGCCCGGTGGCTCGGCGGTCGCGTTCCTCACCCCCGCCACCGCTCGCAGGTCGCCCAGGTGCTGAGAGAAGATGAAGACGTGATCTGGTCCGGCTTGGTCAAACGCGGATACGACCGGGAGATCCGCGCCGCATGGCCGACACGCTCAGCCGTCCCCCGGGAACTCTGGAACGACCTCCTCCACCGCGCCACGTCCCGCATCTGGTGCGCCGGCTACACCTCATACTTCCTCTGGACCGAGGTCCCCGGCATCACACCCACCCTGCGCAACAAGGCCGCATCCGGGCTCGACCTACGCTTCCTCCTCGGACACAAGGACTCACCCGTCACCCGCGACCGCGAACGCGTCGAGGACGCCGCCCTGTCGATCTCCACCCGCATCGACATCACCACCGCCGAACTCACCAAAATCGAACCCACCCCACAGGTACGCCACACCGACCGCCACATCAGCCTGTCCGTCTGGATCTTCGACGACGAAGCCCTCGTCAGCACCCACCTCGCCGACCAACTCGGACACGCCTCCCCCACCCTGCACATCCGCCGACGCGGATCCAGCGGACTCTTCGACCAATACGCCAACCACGTCGAACACCTCTGGGATGCAGCCGCCG is a window from the Solwaraspora sp. WMMD792 genome containing:
- a CDS encoding XRE family transcriptional regulator, which codes for MGVDPKTVARWLGGRVPHPRHRSQVAQVLREDEDVIWSGLVKRGYDREIRAAWPTRSAVPRELWNDLLHRATSRIWCAGYTSYFLWTEVPGITPTLRNKAASGLDLRFLLGHKDSPVTRDRERVEDAALSISTRIDITTAELTKIEPTPQVRHTDRHISLSVWIFDDEALVSTHLADQLGHASPTLHIRRRGSSGLFDQYANHVEHLWDAAAAPATTT